Proteins encoded together in one Vicia villosa cultivar HV-30 ecotype Madison, WI unplaced genomic scaffold, Vvil1.0 ctg.000015F_1_1_5, whole genome shotgun sequence window:
- the LOC131621946 gene encoding SKP1-like protein 20: MELYVWIQIKDDLSHQIEESVAKSCPMICREVVENNKGSSKNCAVSLPPCVTSTILGLILDYCRFYQIKGRSEKECKAFDETFISKDEKTLCELGTAAVSLEITPLIDLTCEELARQTKDKTPKEVSKLFHLNDELDEEEDLENIKYMTGYSRVLLFKRFSDIKNQELQVRKTLKDIKVVEKPKDERSINDLLKFINESDCGTSTVKKKKKNRRMKEKSKDLSLNTTLENNNKNKECKEDFEEDFEDDFDPLMKEEIDRLAIFFF; the protein is encoded by the exons ATGGAATTATATGTATGGATTCAAATTAAGGATGATTTATCTCATCAAATAGAGGAGTCGGTGGCTAAGTCTTGTCCGATGATATGTCGAGAAGTTGTTGAAAATAACAAGGGGTCTTCAAAAAACTGTGCAGTATCTCTTCCACCATGTGTCACATCTACAATATTGGGTTTAATATTGGATTATTGTCGATTTTATCAAATAAAAGGACGTTCTGAAAAG GAGTGCAAGGCTTTTGATGAAACTTTTATTTCAAAAGATGAAAAGACTTTGTGTGAGTTAGGAACTGCTGCTGTAAGTTTGGAAATAACGCCTTTGATTGACTTAACTTGTGAAGAACTTGCTCGACAAACTAAAGATAAAACCCCTAAAGAGGTTTCAAAACTATTTCATTTAAATGATGAACTTGACGAG GAGGAAGATCTTGAGAATATCAAGTATATGACTGGATATTCACGGGTGTTGCTTTTCAAGAGATTTTCTGATATAAAGAATCAAGAACTACAAGTGCGAAAGACATTGAAA GATATTAAGGTTGTTGAGAAACCTAAAGATGAACGCTCTATTAATGATTTACTTAAATTTATTAATGAGTCAGATTGTG GTACTTCAACggtcaagaagaaaaagaagaataggAGAATGAAGGAAAAATCAAAAGATCTTTCTTTAAACACTACCTtagaaaataataacaaaaataag gAGTGTAAAGAGGATTTTGAAGAGGATTTTGAAGATGATTTCGATCCTTTAATGAAGGAGGAAATTGACAGGTTAGCTATattcttcttttaa